The nucleotide sequence atgtgataatgctatctatgtgattgtgatatttgacatgtgtgatttctactttgctttatctatatgtcatatcacttgtggaatgctcatttgcttttgcttccgcatttatacttcgaagcaaatgagctttgttattagtactcatgcttaattcatattctttgagtacattgtgttggcttgggtcatataagcgtgactaactcttttgttcttattgacaaaagcttatatgaaccaagcccgtcaaaaacctcactccataacatacttgaggtggtattgtcatcaatcaccaaaaagggggagattgaaagcatctaggcccctagttggatttcggtgattaatgtcaatacaagattactatgactaacgtgtgttttgcagagacaattaagttaggtcatggtaatggagatcgattgggcaatcgaggttgtcatgcccctacgatggaaatcgttttggttttcaaaggatagacgacaaggttaaggataactagttctaagtgtcaattggagttggagagacacctagagtagtttaggactttgtttttcctttggccgtactatgaaggggggtatgaacgggtagcttgacctagttaagtctagtgagttaggtgtggtgcacacttgttaaaactagctttaggtagctcctatgaatgcctaagatcttttggagcaaacttcattcacatatgttcggaagatggaagtaaatggagggtcaaacactgaccggacgctggctccggtgcgatcggacgctggccgcagggtccggtcagttcatttgaccaaggggatcaagtctggtgtgaccggacgctgggaggtcatgtgaccggacgctgagggccagcgtccggtcgactccagtaagggtccagacttaggaaagagtgaccggacgcatccggtcagtgtgaccggaccctgagtatccagcgtccggtcgtttacagtaagcatccaagagcgaccggacgcgtccggtcggtactgaccggaccctgacagcgtccggtcatcacttgaaaactggttcacgggttgaactgaccggagcgtccggtcatcccgcagaggctcataacggttcgtttttcaggctggcttataaatagaagctccactcgtgagtggagtatcttttgctcattccaacagctgagaaacacgttagtgagtgccaagaagagcaaggtcctagtgaggtgtttgtgatttgagaatccaagagagtagcctcactagcaaatcaagagtagcaaagtgtgcatccatcttctcattaggcttcgcgtggtcaagtgagagttcgtgcttgttactcttggtgatcgccatcacctagacggcttggtggtgattgggagtttggtgttcacccggcggagcttgtgggtgacccaactcaagttgtgagcggctttgggtgattcgccgcgacagagtgtcgaagaatcaacccgtagagagcacttgatccttgcgcggatcaaggaggagctacacccttgcgcgggtgctccgacgaggactagtggggagtggcgactctccgatacctcggtaaaacatcgccgcgttcctttctctctctatttactttgagcacttactttgagcatttactttgagtaattcaatacttgtttttacatccatagaattgcttgctaaagtaagtttggaacttaggttgcgaggttgttgtgcattagtttgatataaacacttttctaggcgcaaggggttaattggactatccgtaggatttgattattgcaagagaatttagaattagcccaattcaccccccctcttgggcatcttgatcctttcaggcccCACTGCGGGCCCTCTCGCCGGCGGCGTCCAAAGACGACGGAAACGGTGACGGCGCCACCGCAGGGCCCCTTGCCGGCGTGCGCGTTCTCTCGAGGCTGAGCGCGTCGCCATCAAGTAGTCGTGCGGTGGTGCCCTGAGTCCACGCCCCGACGAAAGGTAGTGGCGATGCGGCTCCCTTCCCGTGCGCCGGTGAAGCAGCGACGCGGTCTACTTCCCACACGACATCTGAGCAACGCCGACGGTGGTGAGTTCGGCAGGTGAGCCCCAGGTATGCCCCTGTGCCATCCATCCTTGCTTCTCtctctagggttaggtcttagggttcggcaAACCCTAACTGGCCAAATCCGAACCCACTGTTCATCTTCCTTCTAAAATCGTTCTTCTTTTCTACCCCAACACGCGATCTACACACTAGATAatctggctctggtaccattgatagGAATTCTAGAACCTCTAGGTGCAGATCAATGGGTAAATGCATAACTTAGATAGGAAACTAGGTGATGTACCTCGCCCTAGGTCATCGTTACCTAGAGTGGATCCTGTCCGAGTCCCCTCGCGTCGGTGTAGTAGTTGCAGTGGCGCGGTGCAGTGACGGCGACCGACGGCGACGAGAGGTGCTGCGGCCCGGTGGTGACGCTTCCCGCCGCTTCAGCACTCCCTTGATCAGTAGGGTTAGAGCAGGAAGTGGGATCATAGTGAACCTCGTGTCTACGCCCTGGCCTCCACCTCCCTCTAAATAGTGCagcgcgacgggggcccaccaacctcaGTTTTGGTTggatgcccccgatcagggcactggATCAAGGCTCGACTTGACCGTTGGGCTGAGTCGGATGAGATCAACACTAACAGTTCCTGCCCTGCTTCGACTGCTCGGGGAGCTGCAAGCTGGCTGTCACGCGTCCCGTggtcgccgcctccgccgccaccatgGCTTCCTGCAGGCGGCGGAAGAAAGCagggacggtggtggtggtgcgatGCGGGGAGTGCAATGAGAACGGCCTCGTGCTGTGCCCGATCTGCTCCTTACCATCCTGCCATTGCCCACATTGCCCATTGGGGAGGAATCGAATCAGGCAGGATCCATCCACTTCAGATGCAGGTGCAGGCCGTGCTGCCGTGCAGCGCAACAAATCCCCTTTGATCTTTGCTGGTTGTAAAATGCTGGTTGGTGGATTGATGATTCAGCAATCAGCAGGCAGAGGCAGTCACTCTTTTCTTTCATCAACTATATATTGACGATTGATTGAATGATTTGATTCTGTGCCAGTCTGCCTGCCTGGATTCAAATTTGCTATGCCATCTTAGTGCAATGCAATGCAACTTGTTTGCCTGCTATTATTCTCAGGATCATCAATCAACAAGTAATAATTACTAAAGGGCCGAGGCGCGCTCGCACGTAGCATTCATCAAGGATGGTGATTGCATCAAATAGATCCGTTCGCAACACACATACATACACGATCGTTGTTACAGCGATCCCAAAATAGGATAGGCTATTATGTTTACATGCTTGCCTTGCAGCCTTTGGTGCTTCACGGAAGTGCAATCGATTGAGCGATATATAATGATGATATATGATCACTATTGCACTCTTCGATCAAGCAAGGAACTAATTTGAATGAACGTTGGAATTTCATTCGGATCCTTTTTAATTTTCATTCAAACGATCCACCCAACAATGtatataatttgaatttgaatgaaCGAACTGCACCACGCACCAGAGTTGGTTGTAAATTTCTTCTCTTATGAAATAATTAATAAATTACGTAATAATATAGTAGTAACTCATTCACTAACCTGGCTAGCTCACATTGCAGCACAAAAGTGTGGTGATCGAGCACATACTACCTAGCTGCACTAATCCATCTGATCCAGGATACTTGCTTGCATTGAATTGGTTCTTCAGGTTACTATCTATCTTGTTTAATTACCCTTACGGTGATGATCCAGTATATATTAATTAGTACTACTGAGTAATACATAGGCTACTGCTCGGCCAGTATGATCCTTGATTCCACCAGGTGAAGGTGCAGACGTGCATCAGTGCAGGCTCAGCTAGATCGAGCTAGGATAGTCCTTCTTCCTCCTAGTCGCAACTCGCAAGTCAATCAGCGGGAGGAGGCGCACAGCTGCCGCAGGGCGTGAAGTCGCACGGCAGCCTTGTCCGTCCGGCTGGTCCTCCACCGCCGGCATTAGCCCTGCGGAAGCGCGCGCCCTCCAGTAATACCCTCTGGCCGGAGCTGAGGAGCGCGCCGTTCATGTGGTCCATGACGCTGGCCGTGGTCGGGTACAGGAAGGGACCCCCGGGGGCGTTGTAGTAGGCgttgagcagcgccgccgtggcctCCCGGAGCAGCGTCCGGTACATGTCGCCGCGGCCCTCCAGCGCCTCCCCGAGCGTCAGCTCCGACCCGTACCGCTGCGCCGCCAGGGGCCCGAACGCCATGGCCACCGTCGTGTTCGGGGTCAGCACCTTCCAGTGGCAGCGGTGGTCCGGCGACGCCCACATGCTGTGCCAAGTGCCATGCATGCAACGATTGGATCGGTCAGGAGAAATCAAAGGGAAGGAAAACAAACGATCGACGTACTCGTAGGTGCAGGCGGAGCCCTGCGATGGTGCcgttggaggaggaggaggcggcggcggcggcggcaggaccTGTGGCTCCTGCGGCTGGTGGGGCTGTTCCTGCGGCAAATTCGTTGGCGGTTTTCGCCAGACGGGCGGCAGGAGCCTTGGCCTGCGGCGCCAGAAGGGCGGGAGCGGAGAAGAGGaagccggcgccggcgcctgggCGACTGGTGGCCTGCTGCCGCCGCGTCTTGACCTGTCGTGTCCCGGGCAGAAGTCCATGGCCTCGTCCGGCTGCGAGAGCAGCGGCGGCACGGTGTAGAGCGCGAGGCCCAGCATGCGGAAGGCGAGCGTGAGCTCGCGCGGCGCGCCGGGGGACGTCGCGGCGCCGCCGCAGTGTCCCGTCCCCTGGACGACGCGCGCCGTGCAGCGGTTCATGTCCGGGGATC is from Miscanthus floridulus cultivar M001 chromosome 7, ASM1932011v1, whole genome shotgun sequence and encodes:
- the LOC136464967 gene encoding uncharacterized protein, with product MTKEPHQNQMVVISTRRLLILLVLLGFAAVAEATVPAASTVVAGMVFCDQCKDGAKGLFDYPLYGARVAIQCGGGDTPLTVRESNTNWFGGFSVRMEGSPDMNRCTARVVQGTGHCGGAATSPGAPRELTLAFRMLGLALYTVPPLLSQPDEAMDFCPGHDRSRRGGSRPPVAQAPAPASSSPLPPFWRRRPRLLPPVWRKPPTNLPQEQPHQPQEPQVLPPPPPPPPPPTAPSQGSACTYDMWASPDHRCHWKVLTPNTTVAMAFGPLAAQRYGSELTLGEALEGRGDMYRTLLREATAALLNAYYNAPGGPFLYPTTASVMDHMNGALLSSGQRVLLEGARFRRANAGGGGPAGRTRLPCDFTPCGSSKIKGDLLRCTAARPAPASEVDGSCLIRFLPNGQCGQWQDGKEQIGHSTRPFSLHSPHRTTTTVPAFFRRLQEAMVAAEAATTGRVTASLQLPEQSKQGRNC